Proteins from a single region of Corylus avellana chromosome ca11, CavTom2PMs-1.0:
- the LOC132165391 gene encoding DNA repair protein recA homolog 3, mitochondrial yields MARLLRSASFLKRSLFVPEGFRTGILGTSFQFRDFASKGRKKSKSDGSESSEDNISKKDLALQQALDQITSSFGKESIMWLGLSSPSRHVPVVSTGSFALDAALGTGGLPKGRVVEIYGPEASGKTTLALHVIAEAQKEGGYCVFVDAEHALDPALAQTIGVKTDKLLLSQPDCGEQALSLVDTLIRSGSVDVVVVDSVAALVPKGELDGEMGDAHMAMQARLMSQALRKLSHSLSLSQTILIFINQVRAKLSTFGGFGGPTEVTCGGNALKFYASVRLNIRRIGLVKKGEETIGSQVIVKIVKNKLAPPFKTVQFELEFGKGICREAELIDLGVKYKFFSKSGSFYNYNDQNFHGKDAFKKFLAENESVRDEITVKLREKLLYAETQKEPETGAMNGDLKEEPDSTDEETVTAVEA; encoded by the exons ATGGCGAGGCTTCTTCGGAGCGCTTCCTTTCTAAAACGCTCTCTGTTCGTTCCAGAG GGCTTTAGGACAGGGATATTGGGGACATCTTTTCAGTTTCGCGACTTCGCTAGTAAAG GTAGAAAGAAGTCTAAGTCAGATGGAAGCGAGTCCAGTGAAGATAACATTTCGAAGAAAGATTTGGCCCTACAACAAGCCCTGGATCAGATTACATCCTCATTTGGAAAGGAATCTATTATGTGGCTTGGTCTGTCATCCCCTTCAAGGCATGTCCCAGTGGTATCCACAGGTTCTTTTGCTCTGGATGCAGCACTGGGGACTGGTGGACTTCCAAAG GGACGTGTTGTGGAGATATATGGGCCGGAGGCTTCTGGGAAAACTACTCTTGCTCTACATGTAATTGCTGAAGCACAAAAGGAAGGAG GTTACTGTGTGTTCGTTGATGCTGAGCATGCTCTGGATCCAGCACTGGCCCAAACTATTGGGGTGAAAACTGACAAGTTACTTCTCTCGCAACCAGATTGTGGTGAACAAGCTCTCAGTCTTGTGGACACTTTAATCCGAAGTGGTTCAGTcgatgttgttgttgttgacaGT GTAGCAGCCCTTGTGCCTAAAGGTGAGCTCGATGGCGAGATGGGTGATGCTCACATGGCAATGCAGGCTAGATTGATGAGCCAGGCACTTCGGAAGTTGAGCCACTCTTTATCACTATCACAGACTATATTGATATTTATAAATCAG GTAAGAGCGAAGCTTTCTACTTTTGGAGGATTTGGTGGGCCCACTGAAGTTACCTGTGGTGGTAATGCCTTGAAATTCTATGCTTCAGTGCGCCTAAATATTAGGAGAATAGGGCTTGTCAAGAAGGGTGAAGAG ACTATAGGAAGCCAAGTTATTGTGAAGATTGTGAAAAACAAGCTTGCCCCTCCATTTAAAACTGTCCAATTTGAGCTCGAGTTTGGCAAGGGCATATGTCGGGAAGCAGAGCTCATAGACTTGGGagtaaaatacaaatttttctcaaagtctGGCTCATTTTACAATTATAATGACCAGAATTTCCATGGCAAGGATGCGTTTAAGAAGTTTCTGGCTGAAAATGAAAGTGTAAGAGATGAAATTACAGTAAAGCTCAGGGAGAAGCTGCTTTATGCTGAGACACAAAAGGAACCTGAAACAGGGGCAATGAATGGAGATCTTAAAGAAGAACCCGATTCTACTGATGAAGAAACAGTCACTGCTGTTGAAGCCTAA